The following DNA comes from Helicobacter sp. MIT 21-1697.
GTTCGTGATTTAAGAAAGAAAAGAAAGAGGTAAGCGTGCGTAGAATTGATTGTATGCGTTTTGCTACGGAAATCCGAAGATAGAGTATTGTCCCTATGACGATAATTAATATCGTGGCTATGCTACACATTATAATAACCCATAAAAGTTTTATCAGAGATTGAGTAATAGACTTGCTAGGAATATATGATAAAGCACTCCAATATTTTCCGCCTTCTTTGAGTGGGGCAACAGAATGCATACCGATAACTCCCTCTAGTCCAGCAGCAGTGCGATAAGGAAAGATACCATTTTTACCTTCTTTGGCTGCCATAGCGATATTTTTTGCTTCTTGTGTGGGAACAATATCAACAAGCTTTTTGCCTATAAATTGAGGGTTTTGATTTACAAGAATAACGCCACTTTCATCAATAACAAAACGTTGGTCGTTTGTAAAAACCCGCGCTTCATCACTTAATAAAGGTGCGCCAAGTGTGCCAAAATCAACAAAGCAGCCCAAAGCACCTATGACCTCGCCATTTTTATTGTGGATAGGAACAGCAAAACCCTGCACAAAGTATTCTTTATTTTGAAAAGTGATTGATGTAGCAGACGATAAACTTGGTTTATTATTTGTAATAGCATCTTGAATAGATTCAAAATTTTTTATTGAATCTTCGGCTTTAATTAAATGTGCTTTCTTTCCTCTTTCCCCATTTTCTTCTGCAAGTAGGATAACTTCCCCTTTATCTGCGAGTGTGGTATATAAATACGCGTATTTTATGTTATCCACATTGTTTGGAATCCCGACAATAATATCTCTGAGATCTTCAATATTGACTACTTTTCTTTCCATTTGAGCGTTAATAATCGTGGCGTTAATAGATAGCGCGTCTAGTATCTCTGAAGCGACACTTTCTAGTAATGTGCCATATCGGTAAGAAGCTTGATGCAAGATTCTGTAACTTTCTTCTTCTA
Coding sequences within:
- a CDS encoding cache domain-containing protein translates to MNLFSRLNIGAKVAFAIALLVIVCVCVLATCIILTSKNTLEEESYRILHQASYRYGTLLESVASEILDALSINATIINAQMERKVVNIEDLRDIIVGIPNNVDNIKYAYLYTTLADKGEVILLAEENGERGKKAHLIKAEDSIKNFESIQDAITNNKPSLSSATSITFQNKEYFVQGFAVPIHNKNGEVIGALGCFVDFGTLGAPLLSDEARVFTNDQRFVIDESGVILVNQNPQFIGKKLVDIVPTQEAKNIAMAAKEGKNGIFPYRTAAGLEGVIGMHSVAPLKEGGKYWSALSYIPSKSITQSLIKLLWVIIMCSIATILIIVIGTILYLRISVAKRIQSILRTLTSFFSFLNHE